Proteins from one Comamonas flocculans genomic window:
- a CDS encoding SH3 domain-containing protein — protein MLGAATPLAAQAAEFVSIKGNAVNVRAQPSTRAPVQWELDQGYPLRVQQKKGRWLKVADFEATLGWVYAPLTEHTPHRIVTASRARLRAGPGTGQRILATLAGNEIVRTLTTRGGWVQVQRSNGQRGWVAKRLTWGW, from the coding sequence ATGCTCGGCGCCGCCACGCCGCTGGCCGCGCAGGCGGCGGAGTTCGTCAGCATCAAGGGCAACGCCGTCAACGTGCGCGCCCAGCCCAGTACCCGCGCGCCGGTGCAGTGGGAACTGGACCAGGGCTACCCGCTGCGCGTGCAGCAAAAGAAGGGCCGCTGGCTCAAGGTGGCGGACTTCGAGGCCACGCTGGGCTGGGTGTACGCACCGCTGACCGAGCACACGCCGCACCGCATCGTCACCGCCTCCAGGGCGCGGCTGCGCGCGGGCCCGGGCACGGGCCAGCGCATCCTGGCGACGCTTGCCGGCAACGAGATCGTGCGCACGCTGACCACGCGCGGCGGCTGGGTCCAGGTACAACGCAGCAACGGCCAGCGCGGCTGGGTGGCCAAGCGCCTGACCTGGGGCTGGTAG
- a CDS encoding ATP-binding response regulator gives MSASTSAPAAPPSPYAEKVLREQVAMLYSTIRTATLGDFLLALAFGSAMYWQMRAWPILAWMLLHLYNTSRMPLLTAYFKDPQADQRLQHWADTYCRELRLNSLTWGLAPLLFLPDSLPLTALMMLVMMGLCAAGVSAVSPLARAARHYLIPMLVCLMLALLIRPSAMHVFLAVCCAIFLGSILRFARAQSELLVQALHARFEKEALAAQLARQMRATEEASQQKTRFLASASHDLRQPLHAIALLGAALQKQLAGHAQETTAERLMQAVGTLTHSLDAMLDVSRLDAGVVAAKRRPIALQEIFQSLGQSFVNAASEKDITLRLRATELWADSDPQLLRRLLSNLLDNAIKYTREGGVLVLARGRATQVWIEVYDTGIGIAPEQQGRVYEEFYQVGNPGRDRALGLGIGLSVVARLARLLEHSLQQRSTLGRGTRFRLVLPRATPLRTRAGPALPPATAWSVAAGTRPLPRRVLLLDDEADVRSAMTQLLQAYDVDAHAVADEAQARAQLMQAQAAGKPFALLICDFRLAGDADGLQAGEALAREFAPLALLLVTGETAPERLRHVRSAGVPVLFKPVGSEQLLQAIADTRG, from the coding sequence ATGAGCGCAAGCACCAGCGCGCCCGCCGCGCCGCCATCGCCTTACGCCGAAAAGGTGCTGCGCGAGCAGGTAGCCATGCTGTATTCCACCATCCGCACCGCCACGCTGGGCGACTTCCTGCTGGCGCTGGCTTTCGGCAGCGCGATGTACTGGCAAATGCGCGCCTGGCCCATCCTGGCCTGGATGCTGCTGCACCTGTACAACACCTCGCGCATGCCGCTGCTGACGGCCTACTTCAAGGACCCGCAGGCCGACCAGCGCCTGCAGCACTGGGCCGACACCTATTGCCGCGAACTGCGCCTGAACAGCCTGACCTGGGGCTTGGCCCCGCTGCTGTTCCTGCCCGACAGCCTGCCGCTGACGGCGCTGATGATGCTGGTCATGATGGGGCTGTGCGCCGCCGGCGTGTCGGCGGTGTCGCCGCTCGCGCGGGCCGCACGCCATTACCTCATTCCCATGCTGGTCTGCCTGATGCTGGCGCTGCTGATCCGCCCCAGCGCCATGCACGTTTTTCTGGCGGTGTGCTGCGCCATCTTCCTCGGCTCGATACTGCGCTTTGCGCGCGCGCAATCCGAGCTGCTGGTGCAGGCGCTGCACGCCCGCTTCGAAAAAGAGGCGCTGGCCGCGCAACTGGCACGCCAGATGCGCGCCACCGAGGAAGCCAGCCAACAGAAAACGCGGTTTCTCGCCTCGGCCAGCCACGACCTGCGCCAGCCGCTGCACGCCATCGCGCTGCTGGGCGCGGCGCTGCAAAAGCAGCTGGCCGGCCATGCGCAGGAGACCACCGCCGAGCGCCTGATGCAGGCCGTTGGCACACTCACCCATTCATTGGACGCGATGCTGGACGTCTCACGCCTGGACGCCGGCGTCGTCGCGGCCAAGCGCCGGCCGATCGCCCTGCAGGAGATCTTCCAGTCGCTGGGACAGAGCTTCGTCAACGCCGCCAGCGAAAAGGACATCACGCTGCGCCTGCGCGCCACCGAGCTGTGGGCCGACAGCGACCCGCAGCTGCTGCGCCGCCTGCTGTCCAACCTGCTGGACAACGCCATCAAGTACACCCGCGAGGGCGGCGTGCTGGTGCTGGCGCGCGGGCGGGCCACGCAGGTCTGGATCGAGGTCTACGACACCGGCATCGGCATCGCGCCCGAGCAGCAAGGCCGCGTCTACGAGGAGTTCTACCAGGTGGGCAACCCGGGGCGCGACCGCGCGCTGGGCCTGGGCATAGGCCTGTCCGTCGTCGCCAGGCTGGCGCGGCTGCTGGAGCATTCGCTGCAGCAGCGCTCCACGCTGGGCAGGGGCACCCGCTTTCGCCTGGTGCTGCCGCGTGCCACGCCGCTTCGCACCCGCGCGGGGCCCGCCCTGCCGCCCGCCACCGCATGGAGCGTAGCCGCCGGGACGCGGCCGCTGCCCCGGCGCGTGCTGCTGCTCGACGACGAGGCCGACGTGCGCAGCGCCATGACGCAGCTGCTGCAGGCTTACGACGTCGATGCCCACGCCGTGGCCGACGAGGCGCAGGCGCGTGCGCAGCTGATGCAGGCGCAGGCCGCGGGCAAGCCCTTCGCGCTGCTGATCTGCGACTTTCGCCTCGCCGGCGACGCCGACGGCCTGCAGGCGGGCGAAGCGCTGGCGCGCGAATTCGCGCCCCTGGCGCTGCTGCTGGTCACCGGCGAGACCGCACCCGAGCGCCTGCGCCACGTGCGCAGTGCCGGCGTGCCGGTGCTGTTCAAGCCGGTGGGGAGCGAGCAGCTGCTGCAGGCCATCGCGGACACCCGCGGCTGA
- a CDS encoding cell division protein ZipA C-terminal FtsZ-binding domain-containing protein, whose translation MSSFQTSLVIIGAIVLIAVVAYNAWNTRRHAPRRARAPVGAGHAAPEPGRREPLLDAGAPALAPDGEEAAHDWQELQIDPAPLPGLEGAPAAQRGALDALVDVIVPITAEQQVSGDAALAALPHTRRVGSKPFAVEGLNETTQQWEKPRPGQRYRQFQAGVQLANRLGALNEIEFSEFVAKSQAFADAINAAPEFPDMLHEVARARELDQFASSHDAQLTFTLRARQAAWSPGYIQQSAAPLGFVIGTMPGRLVLPAAQPGSPPLLTLGYDAQAAMSDEPERSALREISLALDVPQVPRQEQPFARLREVAAQLCRNMDGVLCDPEGQPLPVMAMEPIAADLEQLYDQLDERELSAGSLLARRVFS comes from the coding sequence ATGAGCTCCTTTCAGACGTCCCTGGTCATCATCGGCGCGATCGTCCTGATCGCCGTCGTCGCCTACAACGCCTGGAACACCCGCCGGCACGCACCGCGCCGTGCGCGTGCGCCGGTGGGAGCGGGCCATGCCGCGCCCGAGCCCGGGCGGCGCGAACCGCTGCTGGACGCCGGCGCGCCCGCGCTTGCGCCAGACGGCGAAGAGGCTGCCCACGACTGGCAGGAGCTGCAGATCGACCCGGCGCCGCTGCCGGGCCTGGAGGGCGCGCCAGCGGCGCAGCGCGGCGCGCTCGATGCGCTGGTGGACGTGATCGTGCCCATCACCGCCGAGCAGCAAGTCTCGGGCGACGCGGCGCTGGCCGCGCTGCCGCACACGCGGCGCGTCGGCAGCAAGCCCTTTGCCGTCGAAGGCCTGAACGAGACCACCCAGCAATGGGAAAAACCGCGCCCCGGCCAGCGCTACCGGCAGTTCCAGGCCGGCGTGCAACTGGCCAACCGGCTGGGCGCGCTCAACGAGATCGAGTTCTCGGAATTCGTCGCCAAGAGCCAGGCCTTTGCCGACGCCATCAACGCCGCACCGGAATTCCCCGACATGCTGCACGAGGTGGCGCGCGCGCGCGAGCTCGACCAGTTCGCCAGCAGCCACGACGCGCAGCTCACCTTCACGCTGCGCGCGCGCCAGGCCGCCTGGAGCCCGGGTTACATCCAGCAGAGCGCGGCGCCGCTGGGCTTTGTCATCGGCACCATGCCGGGGCGCCTGGTGCTGCCTGCCGCACAGCCCGGCTCACCGCCGCTGCTCACGCTGGGCTACGACGCCCAGGCCGCAATGTCCGACGAGCCCGAACGCTCGGCGCTGCGCGAGATCAGCCTGGCGCTGGACGTGCCCCAGGTGCCGCGCCAGGAACAGCCCTTCGCCCGCCTGCGCGAAGTGGCCGCGCAGCTGTGCCGGAACATGGACGGCGTGCTCTGCGACCCCGAGGGCCAGCCCTTGCCGGTGATGGCGATGGAGCCGATCGCGGCCGATCTGGAGCAGCTCTACGACCAGCTTGACGAGCGCGAACTCTCGGCCGGCTCCCTGCTTGCGCGGCGCGTGTTCAGTTGA
- a CDS encoding patatin-like phospholipase family protein, whose amino-acid sequence MALARRTPRLGLVLGSGSARGWAHIGVLQVLQEEGVRPDVVCGASIGALVGAAYAAGELERFADWVQSLGMREVFGFMDFRLSGGMLKGERLIDFWRSHFADFNIEDSPMRFGAVATDLHSGAEVWLREGSIADAVRASIALPGLFTPVQRSDGRLLVDGGIVNPVPTSLARAMGADIVIAVDLNADILHRHMQPLAVMAPAPEAEAQATQPEPGPAEPEVPVPAEMAPPHWRERLRAWLPAWHASGAPARAKPPSVLDVVMTSVSIMQMRITRSRMAGDPPEVVIAPSLAHLGLLDFHRAAEAIEEGRRAAHAGLPQLRRFMQ is encoded by the coding sequence ATGGCGCTCGCGCGCCGCACTCCGCGCCTGGGCCTGGTGCTGGGCAGCGGCTCGGCGCGCGGCTGGGCGCACATCGGCGTGCTGCAGGTGCTGCAGGAAGAGGGCGTGCGCCCGGACGTGGTCTGCGGCGCCTCGATCGGCGCGCTGGTGGGTGCGGCCTATGCGGCCGGCGAGCTGGAGCGCTTTGCCGACTGGGTGCAGAGCCTGGGCATGCGCGAGGTCTTCGGCTTCATGGACTTTCGCCTCTCGGGCGGCATGCTCAAGGGCGAGAGGCTGATCGATTTCTGGCGCAGCCACTTTGCCGACTTCAACATCGAAGACTCGCCCATGCGTTTCGGCGCGGTGGCCACCGATCTGCATTCGGGCGCCGAGGTCTGGCTGCGCGAAGGCTCGATCGCCGACGCGGTGCGCGCCTCGATCGCGCTGCCCGGGCTGTTCACGCCGGTGCAGCGCAGCGACGGGCGGCTGCTGGTGGACGGCGGCATCGTCAACCCCGTGCCCACCTCGCTGGCGCGCGCCATGGGCGCGGACATCGTGATCGCGGTGGACCTGAATGCCGACATCCTGCACCGGCACATGCAGCCGCTGGCCGTGATGGCGCCTGCGCCCGAGGCTGAAGCCCAAGCCACGCAGCCCGAGCCCGGGCCGGCCGAGCCCGAAGTCCCGGTGCCGGCCGAAATGGCGCCACCCCACTGGCGCGAGCGTCTGCGCGCCTGGCTGCCCGCATGGCACGCCAGCGGTGCGCCGGCGCGGGCCAAGCCACCGTCGGTGCTGGACGTGGTCATGACCAGCGTGAGCATCATGCAGATGCGCATCACCCGCAGCCGCATGGCGGGCGATCCGCCCGAGGTGGTCATCGCACCCAGCCTTGCGCACCTGGGACTGCTTGATTTTCACCGCGCCGCCGAGGCGATCGAGGAGGGCCGGCGCGCCGCGCACGCGGGCCTGCCGCAACTGCGCCGCTTCATGCAGTGA
- the smc gene encoding chromosome segregation protein SMC, which translates to MRLTSIKLSGFKSFAEPTQLQLPGQLVGVVGPNGCGKSNIMDAVRWVLGESRASELRGESMQDVIFNGTTSRKPASRASVELAFDNASHRAGGQWNQFAEIAVKRVLTRDGGSSYYINNQPVRRRDVHDVFLGTGLGPRAYAIIGQGTISRIIESRPEELRLFLEEAAGVSKYKERRRETENRLADTRENLTRVQDILRELSGNLSKLEKQAEVAERYHRLQAQAQLAQQQSWFFKRQSAAQELEQVRTLGLQAVNDLESRMADLRRVQAELEAVRQAHYAAGDAVNQAQGKVYEATAEVGRLEAEIRYVVQGRERVQQRLVQLATQIEEWSTRQSDARTELESLAAGGDDAQEQAELLAAQAEEQAGELPELEDALHQARAKSEAQRQQVAQVQQQIQVLAAEQRSMQEQQRQHESRLQRLRADQGALSLPDETRLAQLQTSSSAAAELAEEMQARLEQLQQELPERDEARRVCQQTVNDESARHAQLTARLGALKDLQERLKTDGKLAPWLAEQGLDGLQGLWTHLRMEPGWESALEAALRERLGALPVGQLERVRGFASAGGTPPARLSFYSRTDAPAAPPGSGRLVDLVRTDDAALHAVLADWLHGCHTAASLDEALARRGQLQPGEVIYTREGHAVTAHAVDFHAPDSEQAGLLARAQEIEHLEKELRAQSLMAEEARSALLRAESSYQQANAQLLTTRREAAEAQTQAHAEQVELLRLTQAVEQARERGRQLESDLQEVQARLEELQERAATAEGRFEELDMQLADSQEREAQLQDQVIAAEQQLTQWREQQRQLERRAQEAQFAQRSLQARRGELERAVSMAEQQSQALAQESERAREELARLSDAAAQGGLQQALQTKLEFEQALASQRSDYDALTARLRASDELRMQTERQLEPQRARITELQLQEQAARLALQQYETLLTEADADLAALELSIAQGGVQPEGLQAQIEQWQRAIEQLGPVNLAALQELELARERHGFLQAQDEDLQLAMSTLEDAIRRIDAETRTLLSGTFETVNQHFSTMFPELFGGGRAQLIMTGDEILDAGVQVMAQPPGKKNQTIHLLSGGEKALTAIALVFAIFQLNPAPFCLLDEVDAPLDDANTERYAKLVASMSRGTQFLFISHNKIAMEMAEQLIGVTMQEQGVSRIVAVDMANALTMAQA; encoded by the coding sequence GTGCGCCTGACCTCGATCAAACTCTCCGGCTTCAAGTCCTTTGCCGAGCCCACGCAGCTGCAGCTGCCGGGCCAGCTCGTGGGCGTGGTCGGGCCCAACGGCTGCGGCAAGTCCAACATCATGGACGCGGTGCGCTGGGTGCTGGGCGAGTCGCGTGCGAGCGAATTGCGCGGCGAGTCCATGCAGGACGTGATCTTCAACGGCACCACCAGCCGCAAACCCGCGAGCCGCGCGAGCGTCGAGCTGGCGTTTGACAACGCCAGCCACCGCGCGGGCGGGCAGTGGAACCAGTTTGCCGAAATCGCCGTCAAGCGCGTGCTCACGCGCGACGGCGGCAGCAGCTACTACATCAACAACCAGCCGGTGCGCCGGCGCGACGTGCACGACGTGTTCCTCGGCACGGGCCTGGGCCCGCGCGCCTACGCCATCATTGGCCAGGGCACCATCTCGCGCATCATCGAAAGCCGGCCCGAGGAGCTGCGCCTGTTCCTGGAAGAGGCGGCGGGCGTTTCCAAGTACAAGGAGCGTCGGCGCGAGACGGAAAACCGCCTGGCCGACACGCGCGAGAACCTCACCCGCGTGCAGGACATCCTGCGCGAGCTCTCGGGCAACCTGAGCAAGCTCGAAAAGCAGGCCGAGGTGGCCGAGCGCTACCACCGCCTGCAGGCGCAGGCCCAGCTTGCCCAGCAGCAAAGCTGGTTCTTCAAGCGCCAGAGCGCGGCGCAAGAGCTGGAGCAGGTGCGCACCCTGGGCCTGCAGGCCGTCAACGATCTCGAATCGCGCATGGCTGACCTGCGCCGCGTGCAGGCCGAGCTGGAGGCCGTGCGCCAGGCCCATTACGCCGCGGGCGATGCGGTCAACCAGGCCCAGGGCAAGGTCTATGAAGCCACCGCCGAAGTCGGGCGGCTGGAGGCCGAAATCCGCTACGTGGTGCAGGGGCGCGAGCGCGTGCAGCAGCGCCTGGTGCAGCTGGCCACGCAGATCGAGGAATGGAGCACCCGCCAGAGCGACGCGCGCACCGAGCTGGAGAGCCTGGCCGCCGGTGGCGACGACGCCCAGGAGCAGGCCGAACTGCTGGCCGCCCAGGCCGAAGAGCAGGCCGGGGAGCTGCCCGAGCTGGAAGACGCGCTGCACCAGGCGCGCGCCAAGAGCGAAGCCCAGCGCCAGCAGGTGGCCCAGGTGCAGCAGCAGATTCAGGTGCTGGCCGCCGAGCAGCGCAGCATGCAGGAGCAGCAGCGCCAGCACGAATCGCGCCTGCAGCGCCTGCGCGCCGACCAGGGTGCGCTCAGCCTGCCCGACGAAACCCGCCTGGCCCAGCTGCAGACCAGCAGCAGCGCCGCTGCCGAGCTGGCCGAGGAAATGCAGGCGCGGCTGGAGCAATTGCAGCAGGAGCTGCCGGAGCGCGACGAAGCGCGCCGTGTCTGCCAGCAGACCGTCAACGACGAGAGCGCGCGCCACGCGCAGCTCACCGCCCGCCTGGGCGCGCTCAAGGACTTGCAAGAGCGCCTGAAAACCGACGGCAAGCTGGCCCCCTGGCTGGCCGAGCAAGGCCTGGATGGCCTGCAAGGCCTGTGGACGCACTTGCGCATGGAGCCTGGCTGGGAGTCCGCCCTTGAAGCCGCGCTGCGCGAGCGCCTGGGGGCCTTGCCCGTGGGGCAGCTCGAGCGCGTGCGCGGCTTTGCCAGCGCTGGCGGCACGCCCCCCGCGCGCCTGAGCTTTTACAGCCGCACCGATGCACCGGCGGCCCCCCCGGGCTCCGGCCGCTTGGTGGATCTGGTACGCACCGATGACGCCGCCCTGCACGCCGTGCTGGCCGACTGGCTGCACGGCTGCCATACCGCCGCCTCGCTGGATGAAGCCCTGGCGCGCCGTGGTCAGCTGCAGCCGGGCGAGGTGATCTACACCCGCGAGGGTCACGCCGTCACCGCCCATGCGGTGGACTTTCACGCGCCCGATTCCGAGCAGGCCGGCCTGCTGGCCCGCGCGCAGGAGATCGAGCACCTGGAAAAGGAGCTGCGCGCCCAGAGCCTGATGGCCGAAGAAGCCCGTAGCGCCCTGCTGCGCGCTGAAAGCAGCTACCAGCAGGCCAACGCCCAGCTGCTCACCACCCGCCGCGAAGCCGCCGAAGCCCAGACTCAGGCCCATGCCGAGCAAGTGGAGCTGCTGCGCCTGACCCAGGCCGTGGAGCAGGCGCGCGAGCGCGGACGCCAGCTGGAAAGCGACCTGCAGGAGGTGCAGGCCCGGCTGGAAGAACTGCAAGAGCGCGCCGCCACCGCCGAAGGCCGCTTTGAAGAGCTGGACATGCAACTGGCCGACAGCCAGGAGCGCGAGGCCCAGCTGCAAGACCAGGTCATCGCCGCCGAGCAGCAGCTGACCCAGTGGCGCGAGCAGCAGCGCCAGCTGGAGCGGCGCGCGCAAGAGGCGCAATTTGCCCAGCGCAGCCTGCAGGCGCGCCGCGGCGAGCTGGAGCGCGCAGTCTCCATGGCCGAGCAGCAAAGCCAGGCGCTGGCGCAAGAGAGCGAGCGCGCCCGCGAGGAGCTTGCCCGCCTGTCCGACGCCGCCGCCCAGGGCGGCCTGCAGCAGGCGCTGCAAACCAAGCTGGAATTTGAACAAGCCCTGGCCAGCCAGCGCAGCGACTACGACGCGCTCACGGCCCGCCTGCGCGCCAGTGACGAGCTGCGCATGCAGACCGAGCGCCAGCTGGAGCCCCAGCGCGCGCGCATCACCGAACTGCAGCTCCAAGAGCAGGCCGCGCGCCTGGCGCTGCAGCAGTACGAAACCCTGCTGACCGAGGCCGACGCCGACCTGGCCGCGCTGGAGCTCTCCATTGCCCAGGGCGGCGTGCAGCCCGAGGGTCTGCAGGCGCAGATCGAGCAATGGCAGCGCGCCATCGAGCAGCTTGGCCCGGTCAACCTCGCCGCCTTGCAGGAGCTGGAGCTGGCGCGCGAGCGCCACGGTTTCCTGCAGGCGCAGGACGAAGACCTGCAGCTGGCCATGAGCACGCTGGAGGACGCCATCCGGCGCATCGACGCGGAAACCCGCACCCTGCTGTCGGGCACCTTCGAGACGGTGAACCAGCACTTTTCCACCATGTTCCCTGAGCTCTTCGGCGGCGGGCGCGCCCAGCTCATCATGACGGGCGACGAGATCCTGGACGCCGGCGTGCAGGTCATGGCCCAGCCGCCGGGCAAGAAGAACCAGACCATCCACCTGCTTTCGGGCGGCGAGAAAGCCCTCACCGCGATTGCGCTGGTGTTTGCCATCTTCCAGCTCAACCCCGCGCCGTTCTGCCTGCTCGACGAGGTGGATGCGCCGCTGGACGACGCCAACACCGAGCGCTATGCCAAGCTCGTCGCCAGCATGTCGCGGGGCACGCAGTTCCTCTTCATCAGCCACAACAAGATCGCGATGGAAATGGCCGAGCAGCTCATCGGCGTAACCATGCAGGAGCAAGGCGTTTCGCGTATCGTTGCCGTGGACATGGCCAACGCCTTGACGATGGCCCAAGCCTGA
- a CDS encoding DUF2249 domain-containing protein → MHDHTSAEAIYPFDARGIARRFRHSAIFGALDALHPGETMRFMNDHDPLPLLSQIEMRYGEGVAIEYRQREPGEIVIDFLRQ, encoded by the coding sequence ATGCACGACCACACCAGCGCTGAAGCGATCTACCCCTTTGATGCCCGCGGCATTGCGCGGCGCTTTCGCCATTCGGCCATCTTCGGCGCGCTCGATGCGCTGCACCCGGGCGAGACCATGCGCTTCATGAACGACCACGACCCGCTGCCGCTGCTGAGCCAGATCGAGATGCGCTACGGCGAGGGCGTGGCCATCGAATACCGCCAGCGCGAGCCCGGCGAGATCGTGATCGATTTCCTGCGCCAGTAG
- the ligA gene encoding NAD-dependent DNA ligase LigA has product MNPETFSVQTPASQAQAAIEIDALKAQLRRWAHAYYVLDAPSVPDGEYDRAYQRLERLEAQYPELATPDSPTQRVLGSVLPGLAPVRHALPMLSIRTETDTEASGARSFDARIRRELGLQESDAPVEYCAEPKFDGLAMNLRYEERQLVQAATRGDGEVGEDVTHNVRTIRQIPLRLPADAPALLEVRGEVYMRWADFERLNARQQDAGDKSFVNPRNAAAGSVRQLDARIAAQRPLSFFAYGTGESTPPEAGGPQWTTQYALLQQLKAWGFPVAPQVRVARGADELVAFHATMGTARAALAYGIDGVVYKLNSLQLQHRLGFVTREPRWAVAHKYPPQEMVTTVQGIDVQVGRTGKLTPVARLAPVFVGGATVTNATLHNLFELRRKRVRVGDQVIVRRAGDVIPEVVGVVSGTRAHYTPNFHMPRSCPVCGSAVVREPGQTDHRCSGGLFCPAQRKQALLHFASRKAMDIEGLGEKLVDQLVDGGIIQGLAELYALGAEQLAQLERMGEKSAQNLRAALDRSRHPSLARFLYALGIRNVGEATAKDLARHFGQLARVMQADTDRLMQVPEVGPIVAESIHTFFAQPHNREVVQALLAAGVQPQEAEPTPAASLALAGKTVVLTGQLPTLTREQAGALLEAAGARVAGSVSKKTSYVVAGEDAGSKLVKAQALGLTVLDEAGLHALLEGRL; this is encoded by the coding sequence ATGAATCCAGAGACTTTTTCGGTGCAAACGCCCGCCAGTCAAGCGCAAGCAGCTATTGAAATCGATGCGCTCAAGGCCCAGCTGCGCCGCTGGGCGCACGCGTACTACGTGCTCGATGCGCCGAGCGTGCCCGACGGCGAATACGACCGCGCCTACCAGCGCCTGGAGCGGCTGGAGGCGCAGTACCCCGAGTTGGCCACGCCCGACTCGCCCACCCAGCGCGTGCTGGGCAGCGTGCTGCCGGGTCTGGCGCCGGTGCGCCACGCACTGCCCATGCTCAGCATACGCACCGAGACCGACACCGAGGCGAGCGGCGCGCGCTCGTTCGATGCGCGCATCCGTCGCGAACTCGGGCTGCAGGAGAGCGATGCGCCGGTCGAATACTGCGCCGAGCCCAAGTTCGACGGCCTGGCCATGAACCTGCGCTACGAAGAGCGCCAGCTGGTGCAGGCCGCCACGCGCGGCGATGGCGAGGTGGGCGAGGACGTGACGCACAACGTCCGCACCATTCGCCAGATCCCGCTGCGCCTGCCGGCAGACGCGCCGGCCCTGCTTGAAGTGCGCGGCGAGGTCTACATGCGCTGGGCCGACTTCGAGCGGCTGAACGCGCGCCAGCAGGATGCGGGCGACAAGAGCTTCGTCAACCCGCGCAATGCCGCGGCCGGCTCGGTGCGCCAGCTCGACGCGCGCATCGCCGCGCAGCGCCCGCTGTCCTTCTTCGCCTATGGCACCGGCGAGTCCACGCCGCCCGAGGCGGGCGGGCCGCAATGGACCACGCAGTACGCGCTGCTGCAGCAGCTCAAGGCCTGGGGCTTTCCCGTTGCCCCGCAGGTGCGCGTCGCCCGCGGCGCCGACGAGCTGGTGGCGTTTCACGCCACCATGGGCACGGCGCGCGCCGCGCTCGCCTATGGCATTGATGGCGTGGTCTACAAGCTCAACAGCCTGCAGTTGCAGCACCGGCTCGGCTTCGTCACGCGCGAGCCGCGCTGGGCCGTGGCGCACAAATACCCGCCGCAGGAGATGGTGACCACGGTGCAGGGCATAGACGTGCAGGTGGGGCGCACCGGCAAGCTCACGCCGGTGGCGCGCCTGGCGCCGGTGTTCGTGGGCGGCGCCACCGTGACCAATGCCACGCTGCACAACCTCTTCGAGCTGCGGCGCAAGCGCGTGCGCGTGGGCGACCAGGTGATCGTGCGCCGCGCCGGCGACGTGATTCCCGAGGTGGTGGGCGTGGTCTCGGGCACGCGCGCGCACTACACGCCGAACTTTCACATGCCGCGCAGCTGCCCGGTCTGCGGCTCGGCCGTGGTGCGCGAACCGGGCCAGACCGACCACCGCTGCAGCGGCGGCCTGTTCTGCCCGGCGCAGCGCAAGCAGGCACTGCTGCACTTTGCCAGCCGCAAGGCCATGGACATCGAGGGCCTGGGCGAGAAGCTGGTGGACCAGCTGGTGGACGGCGGCATCATCCAGGGCCTGGCCGAGCTGTATGCGCTCGGCGCGGAGCAGCTCGCGCAGCTCGAGCGCATGGGCGAAAAGTCGGCGCAGAACCTGCGTGCCGCGCTCGATCGCTCGCGCCATCCCAGCCTGGCGCGCTTCCTCTACGCGCTGGGCATACGCAACGTCGGCGAGGCCACCGCCAAGGACCTGGCGCGCCACTTCGGCCAGCTCGCGCGCGTGATGCAGGCCGATACCGACCGGCTCATGCAGGTGCCCGAGGTCGGCCCCATCGTCGCCGAGTCCATCCACACCTTCTTCGCCCAGCCGCACAACCGCGAGGTGGTGCAGGCGCTGCTGGCGGCCGGCGTGCAGCCGCAGGAGGCCGAGCCCACGCCCGCCGCCAGCCTGGCGCTGGCGGGCAAGACGGTGGTGCTGACCGGCCAGCTGCCCACGCTCACGCGCGAGCAGGCGGGCGCGCTGCTCGAGGCCGCGGGCGCCAGGGTGGCGGGCTCGGTCAGCAAGAAGACCAGCTACGTCGTCGCCGGCGAGGACGCCGGCAGCAAGCTGGTCAAGGCGCAGGCTCTGGGCCTCACGGTGCTGGACGAGGCCGGCCTGCACGCGCTGCTCGAAGGCAGGCTCTGA
- a CDS encoding response regulator transcription factor yields MIRCADTPTSDNPDLSGAARPARAILLVDDHELVRLGFRALVAARSGEAGEPPLYVLGATTLAEALQCYEQQRACIAVVVLDLNLPDTEGLSGLIRFRQACPQAPVVVLSGTASAQMAQDALTLGALAFFEKSGDLGAMLGFVHACAHADAPHPGGPRPHLAHPGNVHGTAFAGAHARRDALAQLTTRQLQILQWVLEGKSNREISEIAHLTEGTVKNHVSMLLLTFGVRSRTQLIIKLHA; encoded by the coding sequence ATGATCCGCTGCGCCGACACACCCACCTCCGACAACCCCGATCTGTCCGGCGCGGCACGGCCCGCGCGCGCCATTTTGCTGGTGGACGACCACGAGTTGGTGCGCCTGGGCTTTCGCGCCCTGGTGGCGGCCCGGAGCGGCGAAGCGGGTGAACCGCCGCTGTACGTGCTTGGCGCCACCACGCTGGCCGAGGCGCTGCAATGCTACGAGCAGCAGCGCGCCTGCATCGCCGTGGTGGTGCTGGACCTGAACCTGCCCGACACCGAGGGCCTGAGCGGCCTCATCCGCTTTCGCCAGGCCTGTCCGCAGGCGCCCGTCGTCGTGCTTTCGGGCACCGCCAGCGCGCAGATGGCACAGGACGCGCTGACGCTGGGCGCACTGGCCTTCTTCGAGAAGTCGGGCGACCTCGGCGCCATGCTGGGCTTCGTGCATGCCTGCGCGCATGCAGATGCGCCGCACCCGGGCGGCCCGCGCCCGCACCTTGCCCACCCGGGCAACGTGCACGGCACCGCGTTTGCCGGTGCCCATGCACGCCGCGACGCGCTGGCCCAGCTCACCACGCGCCAGCTGCAAATTCTGCAATGGGTACTCGAAGGCAAGAGCAACCGCGAGATCAGCGAGATTGCCCACCTGACCGAGGGAACCGTCAAGAACCACGTCTCCATGCTGCTGCTCACTTTCGGCGTGCGTTCGCGCACCCAGCTCATCATCAAGCTGCACGCATGA